A DNA window from Candidatus Saccharibacteria bacterium oral taxon 955 contains the following coding sequences:
- a CDS encoding acyltransferase family protein: protein MTSSIPAENKPKIDRIISLDLMRGWFLVIIILDHLCYFPNGLVFISGDSRLYVTAAEGFFIISGLVLGIVRGAKLIDRPFKYASRLIWKRSFMLYVTSVIITMLSIMIGWQFIGNDGVKSPLPLPEGNVFNLFWDIITLREFYGWADYLRLYAIFLALSPSVLWLLRHGKWYIALATSAAVWILTPTPVTELELTQPFTWQFIFFIAFIFGFHLPQIKLWWNNLSPKTQRYTKSTIFGLFLITFTANVYAEFFAPALNDELSTIVNNLRPELSVFFDKLALTPARLAMSLIWFSGFFMIFRRFEKKIKQYFGWLLIPFGTNSLYVYSIHAFVIMGMHLIINPQYGTPANYFNSFERLVEIPQNLALSILVIAIIYLAVRTKFLMKIIPR, encoded by the coding sequence AGAGGCTGGTTTTTGGTGATAATCATACTTGATCATTTATGTTATTTCCCAAACGGTCTAGTATTTATCAGTGGTGACAGCCGACTATACGTCACTGCTGCGGAAGGATTTTTTATAATTTCTGGACTTGTACTTGGTATTGTACGTGGCGCAAAACTCATAGACCGCCCGTTTAAGTATGCGTCCAGATTGATCTGGAAGCGCAGTTTTATGCTTTATGTAACTAGTGTTATCATCACCATGCTATCAATCATGATCGGCTGGCAGTTCATCGGCAACGACGGTGTCAAATCACCGCTACCTCTACCTGAGGGCAATGTATTCAACTTATTTTGGGACATAATCACCCTGCGCGAGTTCTATGGCTGGGCTGACTACCTGAGGTTATATGCAATATTTCTAGCCCTATCACCAAGCGTGCTCTGGCTACTACGTCATGGAAAATGGTACATCGCCCTAGCTACTAGTGCTGCTGTTTGGATACTAACGCCAACGCCCGTTACTGAACTTGAACTAACTCAGCCATTTACCTGGCAGTTTATCTTCTTTATCGCATTTATATTCGGCTTTCATTTACCGCAAATAAAATTGTGGTGGAACAATTTATCACCAAAGACCCAGCGCTACACAAAATCAACAATTTTTGGCCTATTTCTAATCACCTTCACCGCCAATGTTTACGCTGAGTTCTTCGCGCCAGCCCTAAATGACGAGCTTTCTACTATCGTCAACAACCTTCGCCCTGAACTATCAGTATTCTTTGACAAACTAGCCCTAACCCCAGCCCGTCTCGCGATGTCACTAATTTGGTTCAGTGGCTTTTTCATGATATTTCGCCGCTTTGAGAAAAAAATCAAGCAATACTTCGGCTGGCTACTTATACCATTTGGCACTAACTCACTTTATGTTTACTCAATCCATGCTTTCGTCATCATGGGTATGCACCTAATAATCAACCCTCAGTATGGCACGCCCGCTAACTATTTCAATTCATTTGAACGTCTGGTAGAGATTCCTCAAAACCTCGCGCTATCGATTTTGGTAATTGCAATTATTTATTTAGCGGTACGAACCAAATTTTTGATGAAAATTATTCCGCGCTAA